Proteins encoded within one genomic window of Flavobacterium gilvum:
- a CDS encoding arylsulfatase, which yields MEDIKYSNSIIKSPKKGLLLTALLVAQFGFAQNKDDNFKGVIGKTLAESKEYWPEPVNAPKGAPNVVWIILDDVGYGASSAFGGLIQTPVLESLANSGLRYTNFHTTAICAPTRSALLTGSNSHKVHVGGFSHTSMSAGFPGWDGRLPSKNGTIAEILRDKGYNTFGVGKYGVTPDEDATDAGPFDRWPTGKGFEHFFGFLGSATDQYKPDLIEDQAHVTPDGRHLSEQITDKAISYIQRQHKAAPDKPFFLYYSPAAVHAPHQVATKWSDAYKGKFDDGWDAYREKTLANQKKLGVVPANAVLPERNSLIADWKKLTPDQKKVYSKFMEVYAGYLTYTDYEIGRLVNYLKESNQLDNTLVFVMIGDNGASKEGTLQGAVERQTYKVGETEEQVFQNNLNRIGEIGTPQVYANYPLGWAQATNTPFKSWKQDANSEGGTHNPLIVYYPKGIKEKGGIRNQYSHVIDILPTTLDVLGIKAPETIREVKQDTIQGYSFYNSLNDANVVSSHKIQHYYIFGSRSIYNDGWKAAAAHHPNSIEVKEALADKSKANLLNADFDNDIWELYNINEDFNERKDLAKKYPEKLAELKKLFDEQAKKNNLYPLIDWSDVYFRRIHKTPATEGQSAQELLTKANK from the coding sequence ATGGAAGATATAAAATATAGTAATAGTATCATCAAAAGTCCGAAAAAAGGACTTTTGCTTACAGCTTTGCTTGTTGCTCAATTTGGCTTTGCCCAAAATAAAGATGACAATTTCAAAGGAGTAATCGGAAAAACATTGGCCGAATCCAAAGAATATTGGCCGGAACCTGTTAATGCTCCAAAGGGAGCTCCAAATGTGGTTTGGATAATTCTGGATGATGTAGGATATGGAGCTTCAAGTGCCTTTGGAGGTTTAATTCAAACGCCAGTATTAGAGAGTTTGGCCAATAGTGGACTGAGATATACCAATTTTCACACGACAGCTATTTGTGCACCAACTCGATCAGCTTTGTTGACAGGAAGTAATTCTCATAAAGTCCATGTTGGAGGGTTTTCACATACATCAATGTCAGCAGGATTCCCGGGTTGGGATGGAAGATTACCTTCAAAAAACGGAACGATTGCAGAGATTTTACGTGACAAAGGATATAATACTTTTGGAGTAGGTAAATATGGTGTAACTCCAGATGAAGATGCTACCGATGCTGGACCTTTTGACAGATGGCCAACCGGTAAGGGATTTGAACATTTCTTTGGTTTTCTAGGTTCTGCAACCGATCAGTATAAACCTGATTTGATAGAAGATCAAGCGCACGTTACTCCAGACGGAAGACATCTTAGCGAGCAAATTACAGATAAAGCTATCAGTTATATTCAAAGACAGCACAAGGCAGCTCCAGATAAACCGTTCTTTTTGTATTATTCGCCTGCGGCAGTTCATGCTCCTCATCAGGTAGCTACCAAATGGAGTGATGCCTACAAAGGAAAATTTGATGATGGCTGGGACGCTTATCGCGAAAAAACATTGGCGAATCAGAAGAAACTTGGAGTTGTTCCTGCCAATGCCGTATTGCCGGAACGTAATTCGCTTATTGCAGATTGGAAAAAATTAACTCCAGATCAAAAGAAAGTATATTCTAAATTCATGGAAGTGTATGCTGGATATTTGACTTATACGGATTATGAAATTGGAAGATTGGTTAATTATTTAAAAGAAAGTAATCAACTGGATAATACGCTTGTTTTTGTTATGATAGGTGATAATGGAGCCAGCAAAGAAGGGACTTTGCAAGGTGCTGTCGAAAGGCAAACCTATAAAGTTGGTGAAACAGAAGAGCAGGTTTTTCAAAATAATTTGAACCGAATTGGTGAAATTGGAACGCCTCAGGTTTATGCCAATTATCCTTTGGGTTGGGCACAAGCGACCAACACTCCATTCAAATCATGGAAACAAGACGCTAATTCTGAAGGAGGAACTCACAATCCATTGATTGTGTATTATCCAAAAGGTATCAAAGAAAAAGGCGGAATCCGAAACCAATACAGTCATGTAATTGATATTTTGCCAACAACTCTTGATGTTTTGGGAATCAAAGCACCAGAAACCATTAGGGAGGTGAAGCAAGATACCATTCAGGGTTATTCGTTCTACAATTCTTTGAATGATGCCAATGTTGTATCGTCACATAAAATTCAGCATTATTACATTTTTGGATCGAGATCCATTTATAATGATGGATGGAAAGCTGCTGCTGCGCATCATCCCAATTCAATTGAAGTAAAAGAGGCATTGGCTGATAAATCAAAAGCGAATCTTTTGAATGCTGATTTCGATAATGATATTTGGGAATTATACAATATCAACGAAGATTTTAATGAAAGAAAAGATTTAGCCAAAAAATATCCTGAAAAATTGGCCGAACTTAAAAAATTATTTGATGAGCAGGCTAAGAAAAATAACCTATATCCATTGATAGACTGGTCTGATGTTTACTTTAGAAGAATTCATAAAACACCAGCTACAGAAGGACAATCTGCACAGGAATTATTGACTAAAGCAAATAAATAA
- a CDS encoding amidohydrolase family protein, with the protein MKTEMIIDVHHHVIGKNNPNFANLPKWDMQIDAEESERLGIGGALLSLPVSSTPEQTRAINNFLAGYASYDNKRYGILTCLPSANVEATLKEIEYSYDSLHADGFCMPSHVGGMYIGDDRMDEILAELNRRNAVVLLHPVKPGGDVPTLSVTDPSVWEFPFDTTRAIMDLLYRGKLKKYSNIKWIVSHAGGVLPYLAYRFSTVAEECKAINLSKEEILDSFKNLYYDLALSTSDTVFQTLKDMAGTSQIVFGTDAPLRPKTGTQDSVAIFKNTSIFTTEEKQNIAYNNSARLFPRFTKN; encoded by the coding sequence ATGAAAACTGAAATGATTATAGATGTGCATCACCACGTCATCGGAAAAAACAATCCCAATTTTGCCAACTTGCCCAAATGGGATATGCAAATAGATGCCGAGGAAAGCGAACGATTAGGAATTGGAGGTGCTTTGCTGTCGCTTCCTGTATCATCAACACCAGAACAAACCCGAGCAATCAATAACTTTTTAGCAGGTTATGCTTCCTATGACAACAAACGCTATGGAATTTTAACTTGCCTTCCAAGTGCTAATGTTGAAGCTACTTTAAAAGAAATTGAATACTCTTATGATAGTCTCCACGCAGATGGATTTTGTATGCCAAGCCACGTGGGCGGAATGTATATTGGTGATGACCGAATGGACGAAATATTGGCTGAACTCAACAGACGCAATGCAGTGGTACTCTTGCATCCCGTAAAACCAGGTGGAGATGTACCCACATTAAGCGTCACCGATCCTTCGGTTTGGGAATTTCCTTTTGACACTACAAGAGCGATTATGGATTTGCTCTACAGGGGTAAATTGAAAAAATACTCTAATATCAAATGGATTGTTTCTCATGCCGGCGGGGTTCTTCCCTATCTTGCATACCGTTTTAGCACAGTTGCCGAAGAATGCAAAGCGATTAATTTATCCAAAGAAGAAATCTTGGATTCTTTTAAAAATCTGTATTACGATTTGGCTTTGTCAACGTCCGACACTGTTTTTCAAACCTTGAAAGATATGGCAGGCACTTCACAAATTGTTTTCGGAACCGATGCGCCGCTTCGACCAAAAACAGGCACACAAGACAGTGTGGCAATTTTTAAAAACACATCCATTTTCACTACAGAAGAAAAACAAAATATTGCGTACAATAACAGTGCGAGATTGTTTCCTCGGTTTACAAAGAATTGA
- a CDS encoding helix-turn-helix transcriptional regulator, whose product MKKDKQETIPKILKKLAQLLGTEVKNRRLEIPEKFGKGYCTGFIFNEHIRMIISNYELNEDLVVEYPEVNASKRMIFFKFQNIFPKTEIASTDKHLMEMPSVLVATSSLNTDDVISIHTNTAVINIEVDADYLNELFAFSEKSPVLQSLLENAQPLLFEQIIYPSLQKIVDEIVTESVDETFKLFFLRIKAEELVCRLLMELEKRDEKQLYALNTHDIQTIYKVKEKMLEQLEIPPVIGELAMGANMSPSKLKRLFKQVFGNSIFSYYQEFRMKEASRLLKEEKLTVSDVGYKLGFTNLSHFAKVFNEHIGMKPKQYSRF is encoded by the coding sequence ATGAAAAAAGACAAACAAGAAACAATTCCGAAAATCTTAAAAAAACTTGCCCAATTATTGGGGACAGAAGTTAAAAACAGAAGATTAGAAATCCCTGAAAAATTTGGCAAAGGTTATTGTACCGGATTCATTTTTAATGAGCATATCCGAATGATAATCAGTAATTATGAGCTAAATGAGGACTTGGTTGTTGAATATCCAGAAGTCAACGCTTCCAAGAGAATGATATTTTTCAAGTTTCAAAACATTTTTCCTAAAACAGAAATAGCATCAACTGATAAACATTTGATGGAAATGCCTTCAGTTTTAGTCGCGACCAGTAGTTTAAATACCGACGACGTTATTTCTATCCATACCAATACGGCAGTTATTAATATAGAAGTCGATGCCGATTATTTGAACGAACTATTTGCCTTTTCGGAAAAATCGCCAGTTTTACAAAGCCTGTTAGAGAACGCACAGCCCTTGTTATTCGAACAAATTATTTATCCTTCTTTACAGAAAATCGTGGATGAAATTGTGACTGAATCGGTTGATGAAACTTTCAAACTATTTTTTCTGAGAATAAAGGCAGAAGAATTGGTTTGCCGATTATTAATGGAATTAGAAAAGCGGGATGAAAAACAGCTGTATGCTTTAAATACTCATGATATCCAAACCATTTACAAAGTAAAAGAGAAAATGCTTGAGCAGCTTGAAATTCCTCCGGTTATCGGCGAATTGGCAATGGGTGCCAATATGAGTCCATCCAAATTGAAACGTTTGTTCAAGCAAGTTTTTGGTAACAGCATTTTTAGTTATTATCAGGAATTCCGGATGAAAGAAGCTTCCCGATTATTGAAAGAGGAAAAGCTAACTGTTTCGGATGTGGGTTATAAACTGGGATTTACAAACCTAAGTCATTTTGCCAAGGTCTTTAATGAACATATCGGGATGAAGCCCAAACAATACAGCCGTTTTTAG
- a CDS encoding amidohydrolase family protein, whose product MNKLTTITNAKIFDGENVIEAKTVTIKNGKILNIGNAISQGAEIIDAKGCTLMPALIDAHSHPNMEFLKQDMYFGVTTTFQMQGYFNEAQCKELKENTGIAESLKSFLAITAPDGHPSELLPAEVKAKQKEMMAKAGLTMKKDVSTPEEAIAIVNERVQQGVDYIKIMIEEGTVFGYPNTPDVTDEVIEATCSEAHRLGKMTVAHAMTIKAYERAIEGGIDGLMHIFIDQPHTPEIITAVANSGAFVCPTIVAGASTIGDSDASEFVKDPRVSSKLSPEWIACMENHITTYPQGKTANLLNAVKALHDTGVDILAGSDASQPAVGGMAHGASLHHELQLLVKAGLTPIEALRSAMSIPARRFGLHDRGRIINGARADLLLVEGDPTTNIADTLSIKKVWRQGVEFNLNQLN is encoded by the coding sequence ATGAACAAATTGACAACAATCACCAACGCAAAAATATTTGACGGAGAAAATGTAATTGAAGCAAAAACAGTAACCATAAAAAACGGTAAAATTCTCAACATTGGCAATGCTATTTCGCAAGGTGCCGAAATTATTGATGCCAAAGGCTGCACTCTGATGCCTGCCTTGATTGACGCGCATTCGCATCCGAACATGGAATTCTTAAAACAGGATATGTACTTTGGTGTGACGACCACATTTCAGATGCAGGGGTACTTTAACGAAGCGCAATGCAAAGAGTTAAAAGAAAATACAGGTATCGCCGAAAGTTTAAAATCATTTTTGGCCATAACCGCACCCGACGGTCATCCCAGCGAATTATTACCAGCCGAAGTGAAAGCCAAACAAAAAGAAATGATGGCAAAAGCCGGACTTACTATGAAAAAAGACGTTTCCACTCCTGAAGAAGCCATTGCAATAGTTAATGAAAGAGTGCAGCAAGGAGTAGATTACATTAAAATAATGATTGAAGAAGGTACTGTTTTTGGCTATCCAAACACACCCGATGTTACTGATGAAGTTATTGAAGCCACTTGCTCGGAAGCGCATCGTTTAGGAAAAATGACCGTAGCCCATGCTATGACGATTAAGGCTTACGAAAGAGCGATTGAAGGAGGAATAGACGGACTCATGCATATTTTTATCGATCAGCCTCACACACCTGAAATTATTACAGCGGTTGCTAATTCCGGTGCTTTTGTCTGCCCAACTATTGTTGCAGGTGCTTCTACCATTGGCGATAGCGATGCTTCAGAATTTGTAAAAGACCCACGAGTGAGTTCCAAATTAAGTCCGGAATGGATTGCCTGTATGGAAAATCATATTACCACCTACCCGCAAGGCAAAACAGCTAATCTTCTCAATGCGGTAAAAGCCTTGCATGATACAGGCGTAGATATTCTTGCAGGCAGTGATGCTTCTCAACCCGCAGTGGGCGGAATGGCGCACGGAGCCAGTCTTCACCACGAATTGCAATTGTTGGTAAAAGCAGGCTTGACGCCCATTGAGGCCTTGAGAAGCGCTATGTCAATCCCTGCCCGTAGATTTGGTCTCCACGATAGAGGACGCATTATTAATGGTGCCCGTGCCGATTTATTATTGGTGGAAGGCGATCCAACGACCAACATTGCCGATACGTTGTCCATCAAAAAAGTGTGGAGACAGGGCGTAGAATTTAACTTGAACCAATTGAATTAA
- a CDS encoding arylsulfatase, with product MKKNKLNAKFITPQKGLLLTALLAVQLGFSQNKPDANYKGVIGKTLADSKEYWPEPVKAPAGAPNIVWILLDDVGFGASSAFGGLIQTPTFDALANNGLRYTNFHTTAICAPTRAALLTGRNSGRVHVSGFSHTILSAGFPGWDGRIPSDKGTVAEILRENGYNTFAVGKYGVTPDEDATDAGPFDRWPTGKGFDHFFGFLGSQTDQYKPDLVEDQAHVKPDGRHLSEQITDKAIGYIQKQQKAAPGKPFFLYYAPGAVHAPHQVEEKWVKPYEGKFDEGWDVYREKVLANQKKLGVIPANAVLPDRNAIITAWNKLTPEQKKVYARFMEVYAGYLTYTDYEIGRVVNYLKESNQLDNTLIFVAIGDNGASKEGTQVGTISQNLFAQGVTDEQNLQSNLEHIGEIGTAKGLNTNYPLGWAQATNVPFKNWKQDAQSEGGTRNPLIVFYPKGIKEKGGIRNQYSHVTDLLPTTLEIAGIKAPEKIKEVKQDIIQGSSLYASLNDPKAESLHKVQYYYIFGNRAIYKDGWKAAAAHANPFTSQNAAGKKQAPQPSNFDADVWELYNLNEDFNERNNLATKYPEKLAELKVLFDEQAKENNLYPLIDWQDVLARRIHNPSGDKNQNLQELIHKETQGGSSN from the coding sequence ATGAAAAAAAATAAATTAAATGCAAAATTTATAACTCCCCAGAAGGGACTTTTGCTTACAGCCTTATTGGCTGTCCAACTCGGGTTTTCCCAAAACAAACCGGATGCCAATTATAAAGGAGTTATTGGCAAAACATTGGCAGATTCCAAAGAATATTGGCCAGAACCGGTAAAAGCGCCTGCCGGAGCGCCAAACATTGTTTGGATTTTGCTGGACGACGTAGGATTTGGAGCTTCCAGTGCCTTTGGAGGTTTAATTCAAACGCCAACTTTTGATGCTTTGGCTAATAATGGATTGCGTTATACCAATTTTCACACCACAGCGATTTGCGCACCAACCAGAGCAGCTTTGCTGACAGGTCGTAATTCTGGAAGAGTTCACGTTAGTGGTTTCTCTCACACTATTTTATCGGCAGGTTTCCCAGGTTGGGACGGAAGAATTCCATCGGATAAGGGAACTGTTGCTGAGATTTTAAGGGAAAATGGTTACAACACTTTTGCGGTGGGTAAATATGGTGTAACTCCAGATGAGGACGCCACCGATGCAGGTCCGTTTGACAGATGGCCAACAGGAAAAGGCTTTGATCACTTTTTTGGATTCTTAGGTTCTCAAACCGATCAGTACAAACCTGATTTGGTAGAAGATCAAGCCCACGTAAAACCTGACGGAAGGCATCTAAGTGAGCAAATTACGGATAAGGCAATTGGCTATATTCAGAAACAGCAAAAAGCAGCACCTGGAAAACCGTTTTTCCTGTATTATGCTCCGGGAGCGGTTCATGCGCCACATCAGGTTGAGGAAAAATGGGTAAAACCGTATGAAGGAAAATTTGATGAAGGCTGGGATGTGTATCGCGAAAAAGTATTGGCCAACCAGAAGAAACTCGGTGTAATTCCTGCCAATGCCGTGTTGCCGGATCGTAATGCGATTATTACGGCTTGGAATAAATTGACTCCAGAGCAAAAGAAAGTATATGCCCGATTCATGGAAGTATATGCCGGATATTTAACCTACACCGATTACGAAATAGGGAGAGTGGTGAATTATCTGAAAGAAAGCAATCAGTTGGACAACACTTTGATTTTTGTTGCCATTGGTGATAACGGAGCCAGCAAAGAAGGGACTCAGGTAGGTACGATCAGTCAAAATCTGTTTGCTCAGGGTGTAACTGATGAGCAAAATCTTCAGAGTAATTTAGAACATATTGGTGAAATTGGAACAGCAAAAGGGCTGAACACTAATTATCCTTTGGGTTGGGCACAAGCAACAAATGTACCTTTCAAAAACTGGAAACAAGATGCACAGTCAGAAGGGGGAACACGCAATCCTTTGATTGTTTTTTATCCAAAAGGAATTAAAGAAAAAGGCGGAATCAGAAATCAATACAGTCATGTAACTGATTTGCTTCCTACAACTCTGGAAATTGCCGGAATCAAAGCACCTGAGAAAATTAAAGAAGTGAAACAGGATATTATTCAGGGTTCTTCTCTTTATGCTTCGTTGAATGACCCTAAAGCCGAATCATTGCACAAAGTTCAATACTATTACATTTTTGGGAACAGAGCGATTTACAAAGACGGATGGAAAGCAGCCGCTGCACACGCAAATCCTTTTACCTCACAAAATGCTGCCGGAAAAAAACAGGCTCCACAACCTAGTAATTTTGACGCTGATGTTTGGGAATTGTACAATCTTAACGAAGATTTTAACGAGCGCAACAATTTGGCAACTAAGTATCCTGAAAAATTGGCGGAGCTTAAAGTATTATTTGATGAGCAGGCCAAAGAAAACAATCTATATCCATTGATTGATTGGCAGGATGTTTTGGCCAGAAGAATACACAATCCTTCGGGCGACAAAAATCAAAATCTTCAGGAATTGATTCACAAAGAAACTCAGGGAGGCAGCAGTAATTAG
- a CDS encoding tetracycline resistance MFS efflux pump produces the protein MKSKKYKLWIIVGIVLLNSIGFSVVLPLLPFMVGKYLPSQQIVLGMSALMSVFAFCTFFASPVFGALSDRYGRKNILIFSLLGSTIGYVLFGIGGALWILFLGRIIDGLTAGNISTLFAYVCDSTEPKERIKWFGYIGSAMGIGKLGGPALGGLLGSISLGLPFFVTAGLIFISSLAVYFLLPESLAPEKRTKHLTLESFNTFSHFKDILRLKDVKLLLLLGVLFYVGISVFQFNFIIFLKDIYKWSPAFIGIMMTLVGISEISSRALLLPWLLKRFSEKSIGIAGLIGLGIGLGLILLSVFIPSVIIISMAVLFIISGEGLFDPTYNGKLSQSVDESKQGKLQGVNQSLQSANNMLIPLGAGAIYFYSPSMLYAIATFVVLVAVILYAKFLPQTRLAQNLSKKV, from the coding sequence ATGAAATCGAAGAAATATAAATTGTGGATTATTGTTGGGATTGTATTGTTGAATTCTATTGGATTTTCGGTGGTACTGCCTCTGTTGCCTTTTATGGTTGGTAAGTATCTTCCATCTCAACAGATTGTTTTAGGGATGAGTGCGCTTATGTCGGTGTTTGCATTCTGTACGTTTTTTGCGTCTCCCGTTTTTGGGGCTTTAAGCGACAGGTATGGACGGAAAAACATTCTTATCTTCAGTCTATTAGGCTCTACCATAGGCTATGTTTTGTTTGGAATAGGGGGAGCGCTTTGGATACTTTTCCTTGGGCGTATTATTGATGGACTTACAGCAGGAAACATTAGCACGTTGTTTGCATATGTATGCGATAGCACCGAACCCAAGGAAAGGATTAAATGGTTTGGTTATATAGGTTCTGCTATGGGAATTGGGAAATTGGGGGGACCTGCATTAGGCGGATTGTTGGGAAGCATTTCTCTTGGGTTGCCCTTTTTTGTTACTGCCGGATTAATTTTTATTTCCAGTTTGGCTGTATATTTTTTACTACCTGAATCTTTAGCTCCCGAAAAAAGGACTAAACATTTAACACTTGAAAGTTTTAATACATTTTCCCATTTTAAAGATATATTAAGACTCAAAGATGTTAAATTATTGCTCTTATTAGGTGTTCTTTTTTATGTAGGAATAAGTGTTTTTCAGTTTAATTTCATCATCTTTCTTAAAGATATTTATAAATGGAGTCCTGCATTTATTGGTATCATGATGACGCTAGTTGGAATCAGTGAGATTTCTTCAAGGGCATTGCTATTGCCTTGGTTATTGAAACGTTTTAGTGAAAAAAGTATTGGAATAGCTGGCTTAATTGGCCTTGGAATTGGATTAGGATTAATTCTCCTGAGTGTTTTTATACCATCTGTTATTATTATTTCGATGGCTGTCCTATTTATAATCTCCGGTGAAGGATTATTCGACCCAACGTACAACGGAAAATTATCACAATCTGTTGACGAGAGTAAACAGGGAAAACTTCAGGGAGTCAACCAAAGTTTGCAGTCAGCAAATAATATGCTTATTCCGCTGGGTGCAGGTGCTATTTATTTTTACAGCCCAAGTATGTTGTATGCAATAGCTACATTTGTTGTGTTGGTTGCAGTTATTTTGTATGCAAAATTTTTGCCTCAAACTCGACTTGCTCAAAATTTGAGCAAAAAAGTTTAG
- a CDS encoding leucine-rich repeat domain-containing protein, producing the protein MSKKITLLFIITFSFSISAFSAISQAEKEVLIKLNQVTNGQKWIKKWDLSLPMDKWYGVKIVDDKVVSINLKNNNLTGRIPVEITTLLNLQELNLSSNLLNGEIPLNIGNMKNLQILDLSSNKLTGFIPVSICNLPNLMALVLDRNILSGELPQQIGKLSMLENLSLYENSFLGQLPASFYELKHLKSISLYSNKFTGKLNPEIGNLVLLEYLNLFDNDFKGQVPLELEKLIHLKKMNISYNLFTGQVSNKLSLLDKLNMTMRNEIGNVVSLPVNKG; encoded by the coding sequence ATGAGTAAAAAAATTACGCTACTTTTTATAATTACTTTTTCCTTTTCGATTTCCGCTTTTTCTGCCATATCTCAGGCCGAGAAAGAAGTTTTGATAAAATTGAACCAAGTTACCAATGGACAAAAATGGATCAAAAAATGGGATCTGTCTTTGCCAATGGATAAATGGTATGGTGTCAAAATTGTTGACGATAAGGTAGTTTCCATTAACTTAAAAAATAATAATCTGACAGGTCGTATTCCTGTCGAAATTACAACTTTATTGAATCTGCAAGAGCTGAATTTAAGTTCTAATTTGTTGAATGGTGAAATTCCGCTCAATATCGGGAACATGAAAAATTTGCAAATTCTGGATCTTTCATCTAATAAATTAACAGGCTTTATTCCGGTTTCTATTTGTAATCTTCCTAATCTAATGGCATTGGTTTTGGACCGAAATATATTATCTGGAGAGTTGCCTCAACAAATAGGCAAGCTTTCCATGTTGGAGAATTTATCTTTATATGAAAATTCATTTCTGGGACAATTACCTGCTTCTTTTTATGAGTTAAAACATTTAAAATCAATATCTTTGTATTCAAACAAGTTTACAGGGAAATTAAATCCCGAAATTGGTAATCTGGTATTGTTGGAATATTTAAATCTTTTTGACAATGATTTTAAAGGACAAGTCCCATTAGAATTGGAGAAATTAATTCATCTGAAAAAAATGAATATATCCTATAATTTGTTTACTGGTCAAGTTTCAAACAAATTATCTTTATTGGATAAATTGAATATGACCATGCGAAATGAAATAGGAAATGTTGTTTCGTTACCCGTTAACAAAGGGTGA
- a CDS encoding thioredoxin domain-containing protein, with protein MSQFNPKTFKAVLLLIALLFAIAGFSQDKNAFTLQIDSFYAKIKEQKNPQIIDARSPEEFAINHINGAVNFNLETKNYIQYVAKLDKSKPVFIYSIGAGRSGQLANELLKNGFSDVHDLDGGIAAWIGGGKPFYSNTKNKLSQAEYQKIVTSNNTVLVDIGSRYCGACKKVKPVLETIRAQYGEDVKIVEIDLEDNPQIIADLKTVKVFPTLILYRKGKIFFKKDGGQDLKKDVDLALASN; from the coding sequence ATGAGCCAGTTTAATCCTAAAACTTTTAAAGCTGTTTTGTTACTAATAGCTTTATTATTCGCAATAGCGGGTTTCTCCCAAGATAAAAACGCATTTACATTGCAGATTGATTCTTTTTATGCCAAAATAAAAGAACAGAAAAATCCGCAAATTATTGACGCACGAAGTCCCGAGGAGTTTGCCATAAACCATATCAATGGAGCGGTGAATTTTAATTTGGAAACAAAAAATTATATTCAGTATGTGGCCAAATTAGACAAATCCAAACCGGTTTTTATTTACTCGATTGGTGCTGGACGAAGTGGTCAATTGGCTAACGAATTATTAAAAAACGGATTCTCTGATGTGCATGATTTGGATGGAGGAATAGCGGCATGGATAGGCGGCGGAAAACCTTTTTATTCTAATACCAAAAACAAATTATCACAGGCAGAATATCAAAAAATAGTTACTAGTAACAATACCGTTTTGGTGGATATTGGTTCGCGTTATTGTGGTGCTTGTAAAAAAGTGAAACCTGTTCTGGAAACGATCAGGGCACAATATGGTGAGGATGTAAAAATTGTTGAAATTGATTTGGAAGACAATCCGCAGATTATAGCCGACTTAAAAACGGTGAAGGTTTTTCCAACTTTGATTTTATATAGAAAAGGTAAAATCTTTTTTAAAAAAGATGGAGGACAAGATTTGAAAAAAGATGTTGATTTGGCCTTGGCCTCCAATTAA
- a CDS encoding sterol desaturase family protein yields MALDTTKLKRDLGISLFIYSLPVLAIYLYFKLNNGVVTESHLTLPSYLEFLQPAFKNIRSWGLIAFAIVLGIVEFAAGLYDEHWTGRERKIDIICFLAPKLLLPPVTAFFSLSVLPYLIPNLANTLSWVPFWGGFFLIAIADDLTQYWYHRLHHQVPFLWRFHRTHHSAPYMGMAMASRQNFLYTVFFSQIYLTATLTYLGLGLPALFVLVVKSFITLGAHSSLAWDKPFYKYKVLHPVAWVLERLISTPATHHAHHADTSGDGVGHFKGNFGNMFFIWDVIFGTGLITRRFPESYGTKSYKSEEWYAQFLWPIFKSKIEGSPLADGVRAIPIVEKKEVVSSNQKIYEPV; encoded by the coding sequence ATGGCATTAGATACAACAAAATTGAAGAGAGACTTAGGTATTAGTCTTTTTATTTATAGTTTGCCGGTATTGGCAATTTACCTTTATTTTAAGCTAAATAATGGTGTTGTGACAGAATCACATCTTACATTACCATCTTATTTAGAATTTTTACAACCCGCTTTTAAAAATATTCGGAGTTGGGGATTAATTGCATTCGCGATTGTTTTGGGAATTGTAGAATTTGCCGCAGGTTTGTATGATGAACATTGGACAGGTCGCGAACGCAAAATAGATATTATTTGCTTTTTAGCACCAAAATTGCTTTTACCTCCGGTTACGGCCTTTTTTAGTTTATCAGTTTTGCCGTATTTGATTCCAAATTTGGCAAACACACTTTCATGGGTTCCATTTTGGGGAGGTTTTTTCCTGATTGCAATAGCCGATGATTTGACCCAATATTGGTATCATCGTTTGCATCACCAAGTGCCTTTTTTATGGCGTTTTCATAGAACGCATCACTCGGCACCCTATATGGGAATGGCGATGGCTTCTAGACAAAACTTCCTTTACACTGTGTTTTTCTCCCAAATTTATTTAACTGCGACATTGACATATTTAGGATTGGGATTACCAGCTTTATTTGTTTTGGTTGTAAAAAGTTTTATCACTTTGGGTGCACATTCGAGTCTTGCCTGGGATAAACCCTTTTACAAATACAAAGTGCTACATCCTGTTGCCTGGGTTTTGGAACGGTTGATTTCGACTCCGGCCACGCATCATGCGCATCATGCAGACACAAGCGGAGATGGAGTGGGGCATTTCAAAGGAAACTTTGGAAATATGTTTTTCATTTGGGATGTGATTTTTGGAACTGGTTTAATCACACGTAGATTTCCAGAATCCTACGGAACGAAATCGTATAAAAGCGAGGAATGGTACGCACAATTCCTTTGGCCAATATTCAAATCTAAAATTGAAGGAAGTCCCTTGGCCGATGGTGTGCGTGCAATACCAATTGTAGAGAAAAAAGAAGTCGTTTCATCAAACCAAAAAATCTATGAGCCAGTTTAA